A window of Apium graveolens cultivar Ventura chromosome 8, ASM990537v1, whole genome shotgun sequence contains these coding sequences:
- the LOC141680842 gene encoding uncharacterized protein LOC141680842, translated as MPFGLINVGATYQRLVNKIFKGQIGKTVEVYVDDMLVKSKKAEDHIADLAEMFQILRKFQMRLNPQKCVFGVESGKFLGFMVNHRGIKANLTKIKALLDMKSPTSVKQVQSLTGRIAALNRFVSKSSDSVGEGGSKPLVARILCEQKAHRIEVRTAYPLWHILHKPESSGRMLKWVVELGQFDLEYCPRTAIKGQTLVNFILEFDFEVDDKAIVLAEPSSQRNSPGDKREELPHPWWILHVDGAVNSNGSGAGIVLIIPEGHRLMSAIHFKFYVTNNDAEYEALINGLKLALEVGVVNLIVRSDSELVVNQVNGGFQARGPQTELYMRYAQRLLETFGNASLKSVPREENSNADALAKMGSQMDSVQLGQIPLEIQEILSIPDVEVLQTQEIPRKSWMTPFHNYIQTGAVPEDKLQARRLRY; from the exons ATGCCATTCGGTCTGATCAACGTCGGTGCCACTTAtcaaagattggtaaataaaatatttaaggGGCAGATTGGAAAAACGGTAGAGGTATACGTGGATGATATGCTCGTAAAATCTAAGAAGGCAGAAGATCACATCGCCGACTTAGCTGAGATGTTCCAGATTCTGAGAAAGTTTCAGATGAGGCTAAACCCACAGAAGTGCGTATTCGGTGTGGAATcaggaaaattcttgggatttaTGGTTAACCACCGGGGAATTAAGGCAAACCTGACAAAAATCAAGGCTCTGTTGGACATGAAATCTCCTACCAGCGTCAAGCAAGTGCAGAGCCTGACAGGAAGAATTGCGGCCCTAAATCGATTTGTCTCAAAGTCGTCAGACAG TGTTGGTGAAGGAGGAAGCAAGCCACTAGTGGCCCGTATACTATGTGAGCAAAAG GCTCACCGAATAGAAGTCCGCACTGCTTATCCGCTCTGGCATATTCTACACAAACCCGAATCGTCGGGAAGAATGTTAAAATGGGTAGTAGAGTTAGGACAATTCGATTTGGAATATTGTCCTCGTACGGCAATCAAGGGACAGACATTGGTTAATTTCATACTTGAGTTTGATTTTGAAGTAGATGATAAAGCCATAGTTTTGGCAGAACCTTCCTCGCAAAGAAATTCACCCGGTGATAAGAGGGAGGAACTCCCCCATCCTTGGTGGATCTTACATGTCGATGGGGCCGTAAACAGTAACGGATCAGGTGCAGGGATTGTCTTGATCATTCCGGAGGGGCACCGTTTGATGAGTGCTATCCATTTCAAATTTTACGTcaccaacaatgatgctgagtatgaagctTTGATCAACGGCCTGAAATTAGCTCTGGAGGTGGGGGTCGTGAATTTGATAGTTCGAAGTGACTCTGAGTTGGTTGTGAACCAAGTCAACGGAGGTTTCCAGGCCCGGGGACCACAGACGGAGTTGTACATGAGATATGCGCAACGCCTATTGGAAACATTTGGAAATGCCAGCCTAAAAAGTGTTCCGCGAGAAGAAAATAGTAATGCGGATGCCTTGGCCAAGATGGGATCCCAGATGGACAGCGTCCAACTTGGACAAATCCCTTTGGAAATCCAGGAAATCCTGAGTATTCCGGATGTAGAGGTGCTACAAACACAAGAAATTCCGCGAAAAAGCTGGATGACTCCCTTTCATAACTATATTCAAACAGGAGCTGTACCAGAAGACAAACTACAGGCTCGACGCCTTCGATACTAG
- the LOC141680843 gene encoding uncharacterized protein LOC141680843 → MQGAASKEVDAPPKGDVPSLQNNENHNSPNLDPRIPMPTEKVGPAEDTIEIPVDKKFRVRAVSGERATALAEEVDRLLDVGLIQESFYPEWLASPVLVKKPNGKWRTCVDFTDLNKLCPKDSFSLQRIDQLVDATAGHALLSFMDAYSRLVNKIFKGQIGKTVEVYVDDMLVKSKKAEDHIADLAEMFQILRKFQMRLNPQKCVFGVESGKFLGFMVNHRGIKANLTKIKALLDMKSPTSVKQVQSLTGRIAALNRFVSKSSDSVGEGGSKPLVARILCEQKAHRIEVRTAYPLWHILHKPESSGRMLKWVVELGQFDLEYCPRTAIKGQTLVNFILEFDFEVDDKAIVLAEPSSQRNSPGDKREELPHPWWILHVDGAVNSNGSGAGIVLIIPEGHRLMSAIHFKFYVTNNDAEYEALINGLKLALEVGVVNLIVRSDSELVVNQVNGGFQARGPQTELYMRYAQRLLETFGNASLKSVPREKKIVMRMPWPRWDPRWTASNLDKSLWKSRKS, encoded by the exons ATGCAGGGCGCGGCTTCTAAAGAAGTCGATGCTCCTCCTAAAGGGGATGTGCCTTCTCTGCAGAACAATGAAAATCATAATTCACCCAACCTGGATCCACGGATACCAATGCCAACGGAGAAGGTGGGGCCAGCAGAAGATACAATTGAAATCCCCGTCGACAAAAAGTTCCGAGTAAG GGCCGTAAGCGGAGAGAGGGCTACGGCCTTAGCGGAAGAAGTGGATAGGCTCTTGGACGTTGGACTAATTCAGGAGTCCTTTTACCCGGAATGGTTGGCCAGTCCAGTGTTAGTGAAAAAACCCAACGGCAAATGGAGAACATGTGTAGATTTCACTGATCTGAATAAATTGTGCCCAAAAGATAGCTTTTCCTTGCaaagaattgatcagttggtcgaCGCCACGGCAGGACATGCCTTGCTCAGCTTCATGGATGCATACTCCAG attggtaaataaaatatttaaggGGCAGATTGGAAAAACGGTAGAGGTATACGTGGATGATATGCTCGTAAAATCTAAGAAGGCAGAAGATCACATCGCCGACTTAGCTGAGATGTTCCAGATTCTGAGAAAGTTTCAGATGAGGCTAAACCCACAGAAGTGCGTATTCGGTGTGGAATcaggaaaattcttgggatttaTGGTTAACCACCGGGGAATTAAGGCAAACCTGACAAAAATCAAGGCTCTGTTGGACATGAAATCTCCTACCAGCGTCAAGCAAGTGCAGAGCCTGACAGGAAGAATTGCGGCCCTAAATCGATTTGTCTCAAAGTCGTCAGACAG TGTTGGTGAAGGAGGAAGCAAGCCACTAGTGGCCCGTATACTATGTGAGCAAAAG GCTCACCGAATAGAAGTCCGCACTGCTTATCCGCTCTGGCATATTCTACACAAACCCGAATCGTCGGGAAGAATGTTAAAATGGGTAGTAGAGTTAGGACAATTCGATTTGGAATATTGTCCTCGTACGGCAATCAAGGGACAGACATTGGTTAATTTCATACTTGAGTTTGATTTTGAAGTAGATGATAAAGCCATAGTTTTGGCAGAACCTTCCTCGCAAAGAAATTCACCCGGTGATAAGAGGGAGGAACTCCCCCATCCTTGGTGGATCTTACATGTCGATGGGGCCGTAAACAGTAACGGATCAGGTGCAGGGATTGTCTTGATCATTCCGGAGGGGCACCGTTTGATGAGTGCTATCCATTTCAAATTTTACGTcaccaacaatgatgctgagtatgaagctTTGATCAACGGCCTGAAATTAGCTCTGGAGGTGGGGGTCGTGAATTTGATAGTTCGAAGTGACTCTGAGTTGGTTGTGAACCAAGTCAACGGAGGTTTCCAGGCCCGGGGACCACAGACGGAGTTGTACATGAGATATGCGCAACGCCTATTGGAAACATTTGGAAATGCCAGCCTAAAAAGTGTTCCGCGAGAGAAGAAAATAGTAATGCGGATGCCTTGGCCAAGATGGGATCCCAGATGGACAGCGTCCAACTTGGACAAATCCCTTTGGAAATCCAGGAAATCCTGA